A genome region from Acinetobacter lwoffii includes the following:
- a CDS encoding TonB-dependent receptor family protein gives MHMTKIPLKKSSLSLMILSIVSGHLYAETAVEPDNVQQLNTIVISAEQNANPQQQYQKELAQVSGGTNFIGEPQLEQQRLATTADVFRLQPGIYAQSAGNEGAKISIRGSGINRTSGAHASGTHVLIDDIPFTGPGGTAYELLEPWWINHVGVYRGANGFKQGGLALGGTINYRTKTGADQDGSELKYEMGSHGYQKYQFSTGRKLDQMDYYLALTSTQFDGIQDHAEGDGKGLAFNLGYQISPDIETRFYARYRESKHLTPGRITQEQLKNDPEAANSFNLAVDAKRIQPGSTWLANTTTWNLQDDAKLTGSLAYHHYPLDLRESSYRTNVDYEDITARFQYEKPYQFLGLEHQGRIALRSTTHRPDSGVTETIRRDTTIDGTLYPADTVTRRYTYRGSDNVLQFDQETTLNDQFKLNLGLAAVYTHRESEVTYPVASPEVSRYEWNFAPRLGLTYQPNESVQWFANLSRSIEPAHPWAMAWSSPYYFDSGVASGRVRAPIYLDTQTANSFELGGRGQSGFGDWALSYYYSKVKNELLTSEMIKTYEDGSNRPSEPIAVESNATPTIHQGVELSLDTPLHESQYGELRLQQAYTLSDFQYKNDPLFGKNQLPGIPKHLYQAQLSYALNNGLYIGLNTEYASKMAHDYANSRFSDDYQIWGIDLGYAPEHQSWKTWINFKNITDEKYAAVVIPGLNDQGADVARSSPGEGFSTYAGVSFKF, from the coding sequence ATGCACATGACAAAAATTCCTCTTAAGAAAAGCTCGCTGAGCCTCATGATTCTGTCGATTGTCTCAGGTCATCTTTATGCTGAAACTGCCGTAGAACCGGACAATGTTCAACAGCTGAATACTATTGTGATCAGCGCTGAGCAAAATGCCAATCCGCAGCAGCAATATCAGAAAGAGCTGGCTCAGGTTTCAGGAGGAACGAATTTCATTGGTGAGCCGCAATTAGAACAGCAGCGACTTGCAACCACAGCCGATGTGTTCCGTTTACAGCCAGGAATTTATGCCCAGTCTGCAGGGAATGAAGGTGCAAAAATATCGATCCGTGGCTCAGGAATCAACCGGACTTCAGGTGCACACGCATCCGGTACGCACGTCCTGATTGACGATATTCCATTTACCGGGCCGGGCGGTACAGCGTATGAACTGCTAGAACCCTGGTGGATTAATCATGTCGGGGTTTATCGCGGAGCCAATGGCTTTAAGCAAGGCGGACTGGCCTTAGGTGGAACAATCAACTATAGAACCAAGACCGGCGCAGATCAGGATGGCTCTGAACTCAAATATGAAATGGGCAGCCATGGTTATCAAAAATATCAGTTTAGTACCGGCCGAAAGCTGGATCAGATGGATTATTATCTGGCGCTGACGAGTACCCAGTTTGATGGAATTCAGGATCATGCTGAAGGCGATGGTAAGGGTCTGGCTTTTAATTTGGGCTATCAGATCAGTCCGGATATCGAAACCCGTTTTTATGCTCGTTACCGTGAGAGCAAGCATTTAACTCCAGGACGGATTACACAAGAACAGCTCAAAAATGATCCTGAAGCAGCGAATAGCTTTAATTTAGCGGTAGATGCCAAACGGATTCAGCCGGGCAGTACTTGGCTGGCCAATACCACGACCTGGAATTTACAGGATGATGCAAAACTGACTGGCAGTCTGGCTTATCATCATTATCCGCTGGATTTACGTGAAAGCAGTTATCGTACCAATGTCGATTATGAAGATATTACAGCGCGCTTCCAGTATGAAAAACCTTACCAGTTTCTAGGTCTGGAGCATCAGGGGCGTATTGCCTTGCGCAGCACGACTCATCGTCCGGACAGTGGTGTAACGGAAACCATCCGACGTGATACGACTATTGATGGAACTTTGTATCCGGCAGATACCGTTACCCGCCGTTATACCTATCGCGGTTCAGACAACGTCCTGCAATTTGATCAGGAAACCACATTAAATGATCAGTTCAAATTAAATTTGGGACTGGCAGCGGTGTATACCCATCGGGAAAGTGAAGTAACTTATCCTGTGGCGAGTCCTGAAGTCAGCCGTTATGAATGGAATTTTGCACCACGACTTGGTTTGACCTATCAGCCGAATGAGTCTGTGCAATGGTTTGCCAATTTAAGCCGCAGCATTGAGCCAGCACATCCTTGGGCGATGGCTTGGTCTTCACCGTATTATTTTGACAGTGGTGTCGCTTCTGGCCGGGTGCGCGCGCCAATCTATTTGGACACGCAAACCGCCAATAGCTTTGAACTGGGTGGACGTGGACAATCAGGCTTTGGAGATTGGGCACTGAGTTATTATTATTCCAAAGTGAAAAATGAATTGTTAACCTCTGAAATGATTAAAACCTATGAAGATGGATCGAATCGACCTTCAGAGCCAATTGCTGTTGAATCGAATGCCACGCCAACGATTCATCAAGGGGTGGAGCTAAGTCTAGATACGCCATTGCATGAATCCCAATATGGCGAACTGCGTCTGCAACAGGCTTATACCCTTAGCGATTTCCAGTACAAAAATGATCCATTGTTTGGCAAGAACCAGTTGCCAGGAATCCCTAAACATCTGTATCAGGCTCAACTAAGTTATGCCTTGAATAATGGCCTCTATATTGGTTTGAATACCGAATATGCATCCAAAATGGCACATGATTATGCCAATAGCCGATTCAGTGACGACTATCAGATCTGGGGCATTGACTTGGGTTATGCACCAGAACATCAATCATGGAAAACTTGGATCAACTTTAAAAATATCACCGATGAAAAATATGCTGCGGTCGTGATTCCTGGTTTAAATGATCAAGGCGCTGATGTAGCGCGATCTTCGCCAGGTGAAGGTTTTTCTACTTATGCCGGTGTGTCATTTAAATTTTAA
- a CDS encoding LysR family transcriptional regulator, whose protein sequence is MIELRHLRTLTALREHGSLVAAASDLCLTPSALSHQLRELDQWFGVEVVNRRSRPVSFSNVGERLLKLADEILPQVQIAQSDISRIVHGQTGRIVFSSECHSCFDWLMPLLNQYRMQYPDVDLDFASGFESNPHELLQTGEFDLLITADPIALKGIEYFSIFEYESRLVLSNTHPLVRVKEITVQELAEETLVTYPVDKHRLDIMSRLFIPANILPKAIRTTDLTQMLIQLVASGRGIGALPDWVVNEYEQKGWVTSRRLDCVAPEGLRRTLYAGYRTEEKQKDYFEGFLKQLDRFSKKRQVYYS, encoded by the coding sequence ATGATAGAACTCCGCCATTTAAGAACTTTAACTGCTCTGCGGGAGCATGGTTCTCTGGTTGCAGCAGCAAGTGATTTATGTTTAACCCCATCAGCCTTATCACATCAGCTACGTGAACTCGACCAATGGTTCGGGGTTGAAGTAGTGAATCGGCGTAGTCGTCCCGTAAGTTTTTCAAATGTTGGGGAGCGGTTGTTAAAACTGGCAGATGAAATATTACCGCAAGTTCAAATTGCACAGAGCGATATCAGCCGTATTGTGCATGGCCAGACCGGGCGAATAGTTTTCTCCTCTGAATGTCATAGCTGTTTTGACTGGTTGATGCCACTACTCAATCAATACCGGATGCAATATCCGGATGTAGACCTGGATTTTGCCTCAGGTTTTGAATCGAATCCGCATGAATTATTGCAAACTGGAGAGTTTGATCTGCTGATTACGGCTGATCCGATTGCGCTTAAAGGCATTGAATATTTTTCGATTTTTGAATACGAATCACGCTTGGTTTTATCCAACACTCATCCACTGGTACGTGTGAAAGAGATTACTGTTCAGGAACTTGCTGAAGAAACGCTGGTGACTTATCCGGTGGATAAACACCGTTTGGACATCATGTCGCGTTTGTTTATTCCCGCTAATATTCTACCAAAAGCCATTCGTACCACCGACTTGACCCAAATGCTGATTCAGCTGGTGGCAAGTGGTCGCGGGATTGGTGCATTACCTGATTGGGTGGTAAATGAATATGAGCAGAAAGGTTGGGTCACTTCACGCCGCCTCGACTGTGTGGCGCCTGAAGGCTTACGTCGAACTTTATACGCCGGCTATCGCACAGAAGAAAAACAGAAAGATTATTTTGAAGGCTTCTTGAAACAGCTGGATCGGTTTTCCAAGAAAAGACAGGTCTATTACAGCTAA
- a CDS encoding MarC family protein — protein MSESLNAFALFFSLLNPFLMSIYMLGIIRNSDAKVFNMALIQGSLISFIVFIIFAKTGEAFFNEVLHVRFESFQIFGGIIFLVIGYRYVFEGADTIGVMRGAPSHLAGTIAMPFMIGPGTISASVITGIQLSLMQTILVIFFTLFLTCSLLILMKYLHDHLQHKYSNYIDLYVDIVGRVAALLIGTIAIDMIVTGVTGILET, from the coding sequence ATGTCAGAAAGTTTGAATGCATTTGCCCTGTTTTTCTCCCTGCTCAACCCTTTTCTGATGAGTATTTATATGCTCGGAATTATCCGTAATTCCGACGCAAAAGTATTCAACATGGCATTGATTCAGGGCAGTCTGATCAGCTTTATTGTGTTCATCATTTTTGCAAAAACCGGTGAAGCCTTCTTTAATGAAGTCTTGCATGTACGGTTTGAGTCCTTCCAGATTTTTGGCGGTATTATTTTTCTGGTGATTGGCTATCGTTATGTCTTTGAAGGTGCTGATACGATTGGTGTGATGCGTGGAGCGCCCAGTCATCTGGCGGGTACGATTGCCATGCCGTTTATGATCGGTCCCGGCACCATTTCGGCTTCCGTGATTACCGGGATTCAGCTCAGTTTAATGCAAACCATTCTGGTGATTTTCTTTACCCTGTTTCTGACCTGTAGCTTGCTAATTCTGATGAAATACCTGCATGATCATTTACAGCATAAATATTCCAACTACATTGACCTGTATGTCGATATTGTCGGTCGTGTTGCAGCGCTTCTGATTGGTACGATTGCCATTGATATGATTGTCACAGGCGTTACCGGAATTTTGGAAACCTGA
- a CDS encoding formate/nitrite transporter family protein, with protein sequence MAYLAPAEFAKKVVDAGEAKLHMATRDVLIRAFMAGAILALAAVFAVTIAVQTGVPLIGALLFPVGFCMLYLLGYDLLTGVFVLTPLAWLDKRPGVTWTRILKNWGLVFLGNFAGCLTVAVLMAAVYTMGFAAEPNAVGVKIAHIGEDRTLGYAEYGFAGWMTIFIRGMLCNWMVSLGVIGAMMSTTVSGKFIAMWMPIMLFFAMGFEHSVVNMFLFPFAMMMGGDFSITDYFLWNELPVALGNLVGGLALTGLALYTTHVRTGDKKEF encoded by the coding sequence ATGGCTTATCTTGCTCCTGCAGAGTTTGCAAAAAAAGTGGTCGATGCCGGTGAGGCAAAACTTCATATGGCAACGCGCGATGTTTTAATCCGTGCGTTTATGGCAGGCGCAATTCTGGCGCTGGCAGCAGTATTTGCCGTGACGATTGCGGTACAAACAGGGGTGCCGCTGATCGGTGCGCTGCTATTTCCAGTCGGTTTCTGCATGTTGTATCTATTGGGCTATGACCTGCTGACCGGGGTATTTGTATTGACTCCATTAGCCTGGTTAGACAAACGTCCTGGGGTAACGTGGACCCGTATTTTAAAAAACTGGGGACTGGTTTTTTTAGGTAACTTTGCCGGATGTTTAACCGTGGCCGTGTTGATGGCCGCGGTCTATACCATGGGTTTCGCCGCTGAACCGAATGCGGTTGGGGTGAAAATTGCCCATATTGGGGAAGACCGGACTTTGGGCTATGCCGAATATGGTTTTGCTGGCTGGATGACAATTTTTATCCGCGGCATGCTATGTAACTGGATGGTATCACTCGGTGTAATTGGTGCCATGATGTCAACCACGGTCAGTGGCAAATTCATCGCGATGTGGATGCCAATCATGCTGTTTTTCGCCATGGGCTTTGAGCATTCAGTAGTAAATATGTTCCTCTTCCCATTTGCCATGATGATGGGCGGTGATTTCTCGATTACAGACTATTTCTTGTGGAATGAATTACCAGTGGCACTGGGGAATCTGGTGGGCGGTTTGGCACTGACAGGTCTGGCGCTCTATACCACGCATGTACGTACTGGCGATAAAAAAGAATTCTAA
- a CDS encoding bifunctional protein-serine/threonine kinase/phosphatase encodes MNKKLKISVGQYSSTGIKAQNQDFHGVYIPEGHALSSKGIACAIADGISSSNVSHIAAETAVSSFLSDYYSTSEAWSTQTSAARVIRATNSWLYAQTQQSRGRFDKDRGYICTFSVLILKQNRAHIFHAGDSRIYRIQTQAIEQLTADHRVCLSSTEHYLSRALGADHRIDVDYQQLELCEDDFFILMTDGVYEFIDMQLISEMLQQQQHLDIIAKSIVELALKRGSDDNLTIQIIKVEQLPDEESFHIKSHVLFPQQLSHGDLFEGYRIDKILHQNHRSSLYLAHDEATQNQLVIKTLSVDVQDDLQAMEQFQLEDWVSKRLKHENLLQCYPHKGSKKFLFQSYEYLQGESLNRWLHRHKTALTLQQLLPIIEQVAKALNAMHRLEMLHQDVRPENVMLLEPADTLKVKLIDYGSTAVRGLVELNPKHADVPLGTLAFMAPEYFIGRSPSVKSDQFSLAVMSYYLLTRQLPYGTDLARCKTEKALKQVRYHPLYEYRPDLPHGLDAIFKKALSIRSEQRYEALSAFIYDLKHPDLKFKKSVSRPMLEKHPVTFWKSCTAILFLLLLWVFALYFSQ; translated from the coding sequence ATGAATAAAAAATTAAAGATCAGTGTCGGGCAATATTCTTCCACTGGAATCAAAGCACAGAATCAGGATTTCCATGGGGTCTATATTCCTGAAGGTCACGCGCTTAGCAGTAAGGGCATTGCCTGTGCAATAGCAGACGGGATCAGCAGCAGCAATGTCAGTCATATTGCAGCAGAAACTGCAGTCAGCAGTTTTTTATCGGATTATTACTCGACTTCGGAAGCATGGAGCACCCAAACTTCGGCAGCACGGGTCATTCGTGCGACCAATTCCTGGTTGTATGCACAAACCCAGCAAAGCCGCGGACGTTTTGATAAAGACCGGGGTTATATCTGCACCTTTAGTGTACTGATTTTGAAACAAAATAGGGCACATATCTTTCATGCAGGCGATAGCCGGATTTATCGCATTCAGACACAAGCCATTGAACAGTTGACGGCTGATCACCGCGTTTGCCTGTCATCAACAGAACATTATTTAAGTCGTGCACTGGGTGCCGACCATCGTATCGATGTCGATTATCAGCAGCTTGAATTATGTGAAGATGATTTCTTTATCTTGATGACGGATGGTGTCTATGAGTTTATTGATATGCAGCTCATATCGGAGATGCTGCAACAGCAACAACATCTGGATATCATTGCCAAGTCTATAGTCGAACTGGCCTTAAAGCGGGGTAGTGATGATAATCTCACCATTCAAATCATTAAAGTGGAACAGTTGCCTGATGAGGAATCCTTTCATATCAAGAGTCATGTTTTATTTCCGCAACAGCTGAGTCATGGCGACCTGTTTGAAGGTTATCGAATTGATAAAATCCTGCACCAAAATCATCGCAGCAGCCTCTATTTGGCGCATGATGAAGCAACACAAAATCAGCTGGTCATTAAAACCTTGTCTGTCGATGTGCAGGATGACCTGCAAGCGATGGAACAATTTCAGCTGGAAGACTGGGTATCGAAACGCTTAAAACATGAAAATCTGCTGCAATGCTATCCACATAAGGGCAGCAAGAAGTTTTTATTTCAAAGTTATGAATATTTACAAGGGGAAAGCCTAAACCGATGGCTGCACCGTCATAAAACTGCTTTAACTTTACAGCAGTTGCTTCCGATCATTGAGCAGGTGGCCAAAGCATTGAATGCCATGCACCGTCTTGAAATGCTGCACCAGGATGTACGACCAGAAAATGTCATGCTGCTCGAACCAGCCGATACCTTGAAAGTGAAACTGATTGATTATGGATCGACTGCGGTCAGAGGTCTGGTTGAACTGAATCCCAAACACGCAGATGTTCCTTTGGGAACCTTGGCCTTTATGGCACCTGAGTATTTTATTGGACGTTCACCCTCAGTAAAATCAGATCAGTTCTCGCTGGCGGTGATGAGTTATTATTTATTAACCCGACAGTTGCCTTATGGGACGGACCTCGCGCGCTGCAAGACCGAAAAGGCCTTAAAGCAGGTTCGATATCATCCACTCTATGAGTATCGACCGGATCTGCCGCATGGCTTGGACGCCATCTTTAAAAAAGCGCTTTCCATTCGCTCGGAGCAGCGCTATGAAGCACTTTCAGCCTTTATATATGATCTGAAACACCCAGATCTCAAATTTAAAAAATCAGTTTCACGCCCTATGCTTGAAAAGCATCCAGTCACTTTCTGGAAATCCTGCACAGCGATTCTGTTTTTGTTATTGCTCTGGGTATTTGCACTGTATTTTAGCCAATGA
- a CDS encoding ATP-binding cassette domain-containing protein — MLKCDFQFNYANFQLQANLDMQTQLIGIVGASGSGKSTFLKNIAGLLKPSQGFIHFQQKILFDHQQKLNIPVHQRKIALIFQQALLFPHLNVMQNLKYAEQLNIKNKGKQKFLFEDIVELLELKPLLRYRAHQLSGGQAQRVSIGRALLSSPDLLLLDEPLNGLDQKLKNQILPFLKIVLHQTDLPMIYVTHHVDEVAYLQAQLLHFEKGKII, encoded by the coding sequence ATGCTGAAGTGTGATTTTCAGTTTAATTACGCAAATTTCCAGCTACAGGCCAATCTGGATATGCAGACACAATTGATTGGTATTGTGGGGGCCTCGGGAAGTGGAAAAAGCACTTTTTTAAAAAACATTGCAGGGCTATTAAAACCATCACAAGGCTTTATTCATTTTCAGCAAAAAATATTATTTGATCATCAGCAGAAACTGAATATTCCTGTTCATCAGAGAAAAATTGCCCTGATTTTTCAGCAAGCCCTACTGTTTCCGCATCTGAATGTCATGCAGAATTTAAAATATGCAGAACAGCTAAACATAAAAAATAAAGGTAAGCAAAAATTTCTTTTCGAAGATATCGTTGAGCTACTTGAATTAAAGCCACTGCTTCGGTATCGGGCGCATCAGCTTTCTGGTGGACAGGCACAGCGCGTTTCTATCGGTCGTGCACTTTTATCTTCTCCCGACCTATTACTTTTGGATGAGCCTTTAAATGGACTGGATCAAAAGCTGAAAAACCAGATTTTACCCTTTCTGAAAATTGTGCTTCATCAAACAGATTTACCCATGATCTATGTGACCCATCATGTAGATGAAGTGGCGTATTTACAGGCGCAGCTGCTGCATTTTGAAAAGGGAAAAATTATTTGA
- the cynS gene encoding cyanase encodes MISHRQQVTDMIISAKVLKSIKWADVAETIGLSKEWVTAACLGQMAFNKEQAEKIGEIFGLTDEAIAWLQIVPYKGSLPTSVPTDPLIYRWYEVVNVYGMTIKELIHEEFGDGIMSAIDFNMDIQRENNPNGDRVNVVLSGKFLPYKTY; translated from the coding sequence ATGATTAGCCATCGTCAACAAGTGACAGACATGATTATTTCAGCGAAAGTTTTAAAGTCTATCAAATGGGCAGATGTCGCTGAAACAATAGGCCTTTCTAAAGAATGGGTGACAGCCGCATGTTTGGGTCAGATGGCTTTTAATAAAGAACAGGCAGAAAAAATTGGTGAAATATTTGGATTGACTGATGAAGCCATCGCCTGGCTGCAAATCGTACCCTATAAAGGTTCTCTGCCAACTAGCGTGCCGACAGATCCGCTGATTTATCGCTGGTATGAGGTTGTCAACGTCTATGGTATGACTATTAAAGAACTGATCCATGAAGAATTTGGTGATGGAATTATGAGTGCAATTGATTTCAATATGGATATTCAACGTGAGAATAATCCAAACGGAGATCGGGTGAACGTCGTATTATCCGGAAAGTTTTTACCTTACAAAACCTATTAA
- a CDS encoding IS5-like element ISAba31 family transposase (programmed frameshift) — protein sequence MPRTMLTDQHWQKLKVILRNLSIHHNSNLRNFIEAILYRIRTGCPWRDIPCCFGHSNSIFKRFNRWSSSGKLLRLFKLLASCPDMEWIFIDGSHVRAHQHSAGIANQSISKSVGGNSSKIHLIVDAHGNPIDFMITDGTTHDVKVAPDLISTLDLKETKVVCADKGYDSEPLREQIRKTGTKANIPKKTNSQSNNDHMDWCLYKIRHLVENMFCRLKQFRGIATRYDKLKRNYQSSVALACIFLGYLYRVNYEQ from the exons ATGCCTCGTACCATGCTGACAGATCAACACTGGCAAAAGTTGAAAGTTATTCTGCGTAATTTATCCATTCACCACAACTCAAATTTACGCAATTTTATTGAAGCTATTCTCTATAGAATTAGAACAGGCTGTCCGTGGCGAGATATTCCTTGTTGTTTTGGTCATTCAAACTCTATTTTCAAACGTTTTAATCGTTGGTCAAGCAGCGGTAAGTTACTTAGATTATTCAAATTACTAGCCTCATGCCCCGATATGGAGTGGATTTTTATTGATGGCTCTCATGTACGTGCTCATCAACATTCTGCCGGCATAGCGAATCAATCTATTTCTAAAAGTGTAGGAGGAAACTCCTCAAAAATACATTTGATTGTTGATGCACATGGCAATCCTATTGATTTCATGATTACCGATGGAACCACACATGATGTTAAAGTTGCACCTGATTTAATATCAACATTAGATTTAAAAGAGACAAAAGTGGTATGTGCAGATAAAGGCTATGATTCAGAACCACTGCGTGAACAGATCAGGAAAACAGGGACTAAAGCGAATATACCAAAGAAAACAAATAGCCAATCGAACAATGACCATATGGACTGGTGTTTATATAAAATCAGGCATTTAGTTGAAAATATGTTTTGTAGATTAAAGCAATTTAGAGGAATAGCTACTCGATATGACAAGCTCAAAAGAAATTATCAAAGTTCTGTTGCTTTAGCCTGTATATTTTTG GGCTACCTTTATAGGGTTAATTATGAACAGTAA
- a CDS encoding MFS transporter translates to MSSNTSLNKATKISLFNFSSSAMRAFHMSWLAFFVCFFAWFACAPLMPVIAGEFSLTKEQIANINIAAVAITILVRLIVGPLCDKYGPRKTYTALLIIGSIPVFGVASANSYEFFLFFRLLIGAIGASFVITQYHTSIMFAPNVVGTANATTAGWGNAGGGATQALMPLMLAALVMFGVEQAMGWRIALLVPGILMIIVGVLYWKFTQDCPQGNFKELRAQGISVGSDKKGGLAILMHAARNYRVWILFGAYAACFGIEIFIHNIIALYFVDNFQFGLKEAGMAAGIFGLLALFARALGGIVSDKVAIQKGLDGRTKVLFALIMLEGLFLILFSQMNSATLAIMAMTIFALFTHMACGATYALVPFIDRDALGGVAGIIGAGGNVGAVAAGFLLKGMLDIQTTLMVLGGLVVIAASCVLMIRFSVEHKEKEQRLYEQAVTERHLAEVQQ, encoded by the coding sequence ATGTCTTCAAATACAAGTCTCAATAAAGCAACAAAAATAAGTCTATTTAACTTCAGTAGTTCAGCGATGCGGGCCTTCCATATGAGTTGGCTCGCTTTTTTTGTCTGTTTCTTTGCGTGGTTTGCCTGTGCACCGTTAATGCCAGTGATTGCCGGTGAATTCAGCCTGACCAAAGAGCAGATCGCCAATATCAATATTGCCGCAGTCGCTATTACAATTCTGGTGCGTCTGATCGTGGGGCCATTGTGTGATAAATACGGTCCGCGTAAAACCTATACTGCCTTACTGATTATTGGCAGTATTCCGGTGTTTGGTGTGGCCTCGGCCAACAGCTATGAATTTTTCTTGTTTTTCCGTTTATTGATTGGCGCAATTGGTGCCAGTTTTGTCATTACCCAATATCATACCAGTATTATGTTTGCGCCAAATGTGGTGGGAACGGCAAATGCGACTACAGCAGGCTGGGGTAATGCCGGTGGCGGTGCGACTCAAGCCCTGATGCCGTTAATGCTGGCTGCTTTGGTGATGTTCGGTGTAGAACAGGCAATGGGTTGGAGAATTGCGCTTCTGGTTCCAGGTATTCTGATGATCATTGTCGGTGTACTGTACTGGAAATTCACCCAAGACTGTCCACAAGGTAATTTTAAAGAACTCCGTGCTCAAGGTATTTCTGTCGGTAGCGATAAAAAAGGCGGCCTTGCCATCTTAATGCATGCCGCACGTAACTACCGTGTGTGGATTCTGTTTGGCGCTTATGCAGCCTGTTTTGGTATTGAAATTTTCATCCATAATATTATTGCCTTGTACTTTGTCGACAATTTCCAGTTCGGTCTAAAAGAAGCGGGGATGGCTGCCGGGATTTTTGGTTTACTGGCATTGTTTGCCCGCGCCTTAGGCGGTATTGTTTCAGACAAAGTTGCGATTCAAAAAGGTCTAGATGGCCGAACCAAAGTCCTATTTGCCTTGATCATGCTGGAAGGTCTGTTTCTTATTCTATTCTCGCAAATGAACAGCGCAACCTTGGCGATCATGGCAATGACCATCTTTGCCTTGTTTACTCATATGGCATGTGGGGCTACCTATGCACTAGTGCCTTTTATCGACCGTGATGCCTTGGGTGGTGTGGCCGGTATTATTGGAGCAGGTGGCAATGTCGGCGCGGTGGCTGCGGGTTTCCTGTTAAAAGGCATGCTGGATATTCAAACCACTTTGATGGTACTGGGTGGCTTGGTGGTGATTGCTGCAAGTTGTGTGTTGATGATCCGTTTCTCTGTCGAGCATAAAGAAAAAGAACAGCGTTTATATGAACAGGCCGTGACTGAACGTCATCTGGCGGAAGTACAGCAATAA